CGGTTCCGCGGAACTCGTCGAACTGGTGCGCGCGTGCCATCGCGGCCTGCACGCGTTGCAGCAGCAAAGCATCGAAGACCGTTCGATGGCGACCACCTTGGTCGTGATGGCCGTGCGCGGCGGCGAACTGGTGGCGGCGCATTGCGGCGATTCGCGGCTCTACGTGGTGGCGCGCGAGCACGTCGAGCAGTTGACCGAGGACCATTCCGAAGCGCAGCGCCTGTTCAACGAAGGGCGGCTCTCGGCGGCCGGTCTTGCCAATTACCCGCGCAAGTACATCCTCGAAAGTGCGGTCGGCATTCCGGGCCAGCCCGTTGTGCAGGAAATCCGTCGCAGTGTGAATGCCGGTGATTGGCTGGTGCTGGCGACCGACGGTGCATATGGCCTGCTGGAACCGTACGACTTCGCTGATATCGCGCGGAATTCCCGCACGCCGCGGCAATTTTCCGACGCCTGCCTCGGGCTCGTCGAATCGCGCGAGCCGCGCGACAACTACACCATGGTCGTTGCGCGGATGGACAGCAATCACCTGTCACACGCGTTGAAACGCGTTTTCCGCTGACCGACGGTGGCCGGTGCCGCATGATATTTCGCGTGACGCTCGCAATCGTGGGGATTCGAATCGACAGGGTGACGTGCACAGCTCCGGCGGCGATGGCGCTCAGCGCGGCACGCGATAGCCGCCGGGCACGCCGCGCGGCGACAGCGTGAGTTGCCACAGCTGGTCGCGGCGGGTGCGGAACGTGGCGGCGGAGCTGGAAAGGTAATAGCGCCACATGCGGCGGAAGCGTTCGTCGTAGCGCGGGTTGTTCGCGGACAGTTCCTGCCAGGCGGCATCGAAGTTGGCCAGCCACGCCATCAATGTCTTGTCGTAGTCGGCACCGAAGTTGTGCCAGTCTTCGACCACGAACAGGTTTTCCAGCGCGGGCGCGACTTGCGAGGCGGCCGGCACCATCGAATTCGGGAAGATGTATTTCTCGATCCATGGGTCGGGTCGCGACGGCGTGGAATTGACGCCAATGCAATGCAGCACCGAAAGCCCGTCGTCCTTCAAGGTGCGCCGGCACACTTCGAAATACGTGCGGTAGTTCTTCCAGCCGACGTGCTCGAACATGCCGATCGAATACACCGCGTCGAACTTCTCTTCGACGTCGCGGTAATCCTGCAGTCGGATTTCGACGGGCAGGCCCTTGCACAGTTCGCGTGCGAACTGCGCTTGCTGTTCCGACACGGTGACGCCGACGCCCGACACGCCGTAATTTTTGGCCGCGTATTTCAGCGCCTCGCCCCAGCCGCAGCCGATGTCGAGGATCTTCATGCCGGGTTTCAGTTGCAGCTTGCGGCAGACGAGGTCGAGCTTGGCTTCCTCGGCGTCGTCCAGATTGTTCGCGTTGGCCCAGTAGCCGCAGGAATACACCAGCCGCTTGCCTAGCATTTTGGCGAACAGGTCGTTGCCGATGTCGTAGTGCGCCTTGCCGATCTTGAACGCCTTGCGGCCACGTTGCATGTTGATGAAGCGCGCGCGCAGGTGCGCGCGCAGCGCGTCGAAATTCTTCAGGTGTTCATCGAGGTGCGCGCCCAGCACGTGGTAGAAAAACTGGTCGAGCGAAGGCGTGTCCCACCAGCCGTCCATGTAGGCTTCGCCGAGTCCCAGCGATCCGTGCGCGAAGGCGCGCGCGAACACGCGCGGGTCGTGCACTTGCAGATCCCAGGCGCGATCGCCGTCGATGCGCACGTCCGCGTGCGCCAGCAGCTTCTGTGCCTTCTCGCGCAGGGCCAGGTCATGGCGCGACAGGTGCGCGGGTTCGGTATTGGTCGCTAAATCGTTCATCACGCGCTCCTTGGCGAAGACCTGAGGCTCCACAGGAGCGGACACGCCACGAGCTGCAACACCAGTGCGGCGATCACCGTGTAGAGCGGATTGACATCGTACAACACGCCGAGCAGCACGCTGCCGGCGAACCATGCCGTGCCATAAATGGCGTTGAACACGCCCATGACCGTGGCGCGGCGCTCGCGCGGGATGCGCTGCGCCACCGCGGCGCGGAACAAGGAATCGTGGGCGCCGAAGCCGATGCCCCACAGCGCCATGCCCGCGAGCGCGGCCCACGGCCCGCCGAGAAACACCAGCGGCGCGTACAGCGCGGGCACCAGCGTGGCCCACAGTAAAACCGACAGGCCTCGCTTGTCGAACTGCTTACCCATCACCAGTGCAGTGAGTCCACCCGCCAGGCTCGCAACCGCGTACAGCGTCGGCACCACGTCGTTCGCGACCACGTGGTCGCGAGCGAGATGGAACGCGATCAGCGCAAAATCGGAGTAGCCCGCGGCGATCAGCGCGGTGGCGACGAGGAACACTTTCAGGTCGCGCAGCGCGCGCGCGTCGTCGAGTTCCGGGACAGGACGGGGATCGAGTTCCTGCGGCTGCGGAAACTTCGCGCGCGCGATCGCGAGCGTGGCCAGCGCGGCGAGCGCCGGCAGCAGCAGCCACGCGAACGCATGCCTATAACCGCCGTGCAGGAACAACAC
The genomic region above belongs to Rhodanobacteraceae bacterium and contains:
- a CDS encoding Cyclopropane-fatty-acyl-phospholipid synthase; translation: MNDLATNTEPAHLSRHDLALREKAQKLLAHADVRIDGDRAWDLQVHDPRVFARAFAHGSLGLGEAYMDGWWDTPSLDQFFYHVLGAHLDEHLKNFDALRAHLRARFINMQRGRKAFKIGKAHYDIGNDLFAKMLGKRLVYSCGYWANANNLDDAEEAKLDLVCRKLQLKPGMKILDIGCGWGEALKYAAKNYGVSGVGVTVSEQQAQFARELCKGLPVEIRLQDYRDVEEKFDAVYSIGMFEHVGWKNYRTYFEVCRRTLKDDGLSVLHCIGVNSTPSRPDPWIEKYIFPNSMVPAASQVAPALENLFVVEDWHNFGADYDKTLMAWLANFDAAWQELSANNPRYDERFRRMWRYYLSSSAATFRTRRDQLWQLTLSPRGVPGGYRVPR
- a CDS encoding putative MFS-type transporter; protein product: MNAPEAQQRHKVALTFVVLIGVVSLFADMTYEGSRSIWGPFLGTLGATGAIVGIVAGGGELLGYLLRLLTGVLADRTQRYWAITIIGYAINLLAVPALALAGNWPVAAGLVILERSGKALRTPARDAMLSYAAKDMGGAGWAFGLHEALDSIGAVLGPLIAALVLFLHGGYRHAFAWLLLPALAALATLAIARAKFPQPQELDPRPVPELDDARALRDLKVFLVATALIAAGYSDFALIAFHLARDHVVANDVVPTLYAVASLAGGLTALVMGKQFDKRGLSVLLWATLVPALYAPLVFLGGPWAALAGMALWGIGFGAHDSLFRAAVAQRIPRERRATVMGVFNAIYGTAWFAGSVLLGVLYDVNPLYTVIAALVLQLVACPLLWSLRSSPRSA